A single window of Camelus dromedarius isolate mCamDro1 chromosome 20, mCamDro1.pat, whole genome shotgun sequence DNA harbors:
- the RBM12B gene encoding RNA-binding protein 12B, translating to MAVVIRLLGLPFIAGPVDIRHFFTGLTIPDGGVHIIGGEVGEAFIIFATDEDARRAISRSGGLIKDSSVELFLSSKAEMQKTIEMKRTDRMGRERPGSGASGVGSLSNFVEAVKEEASNSGYGSPINQDAGFHTNGTGHGDLRPRKTRPLKAENPYLFLRGLPYLVNEDDVRVFFSGLCVDGVIFLKHHDGRNNGDAIVKFASCIDASGGLKCHRSFMGSRFIEVMQGSEQQWIEFGGNAIKEGDIPMRTEEHSPPRGINDRHFWKRSHSKSPRRTRSRSPLGFYVHLKNLSLSINKRDLRNFFRDTDLTNEQIRFLYKDERRTRYAFVMFKTLKDYNTALGLHKTVLQYRPVHVDPVSRKQMLKFIECYEKKRPASAEKERLGHVSQKHSQEGYSGQKLCIYIRNFPFDVTKVEVQKFFADFNLAEDDIYLLYDDKGVGLGEALVKFKSEEQAMKAERLNRRRFLGTEVLLRLISEVQMQEFGVNFSSMSSERMHDHTQSCDRDDYPHLFDSDDLPVYSAGPSENFRHQQEDLRQLDNFKHLQGDFRPPDRRPPEDFRHSPEDFRRSPEDFRHLREEHFRGPPEEDLRRPWEEEDFRYPREEDWRRPPEDDFRRPPKEDFRRPPEEDWRRPPEGDFRRPPEEDWRRLPEEDFRRLPPGEWRRPPEEGFRRPHEEDFRRLPEEDFQRPPEEDFRRPHEEDFRHSPEEDFRRSPEEDFRRPPPEHFRRPPPEHFRRPPPEHFRRPPSEHFRRPPPEHFRRPPQEHFRRPPQEHFRRPPQEHFRRPPQEHFRRPREEDFRHSLDEDFRGPPDEEFRHPPDEDFRSPQEDDFRCPSDEDFRRLPEEDLREAPEEDPRLPDNFRLPGEELRSPPDDFRGHRPFVNFGRPEGGKFDFGKRNMGSFPEGRFMPDPKLNCNSGRVTPIKIMNLPFKANVNEILDFFHGYRIIPESVSIQYNDQGLPTGEAIVAMINYNEAMAAIKDLNDRPVGPRKVKLILL from the coding sequence ATGGCTGTAGTCATCCGTTTACTGGGGCTTCCTTTTATTGCGGGGCCTGTGGATATTCGTCACTTCTTCACGGGATTGACTATTCCTGATGGAGGAGTGCATATAATTGGAGGGGAAGTTGGGgaggcttttattatttttgcaacaGATGAAGATGCAAGACGTGCCATAAGTCGTTCAGGAGGGCTTATCAAGGATTCATCTGTAGAGCTGTTTCTTAGTAGTAAGGCAGAAATGCAGAAGActatagaaatgaaaagaactgaTCGCATGGGAAGAGAGCGACCAGGATCTGGGGCATCAGGGGTTGGCAGCTTATCTAATTTTGTTGAGGCTGTTAAAGAAGAAGCAAGTAATTCTGGATATGGCTCTCCAATTAATCAAGACGCTGGGTTTCATACTAATGGTACAGGACATGGTGATTTAAGGCCAAGAAAGACACGGCCATTGAAGGCTGAGAATCCTTACTTGTTTCTGCGAGGTTTGCCTTACTTAGTAAACGAAGATGATGTACGtgtttttttctctggtttgtgtGTGGATGGAGTAATTTTCTTAAAGCATCATGATGGCCGAAATAATGGTGATGCCATAGTAAAATTTGCTTCATGTATTGATGCTTCAGGAGGTCTTAAATGTCATAGAAGTTTTATGGGCTCAAGATTTATAGAAGTAATGCAAGGCTCAGAACAACAGTGGATTGAGTTTGGAGGTAATGCAATTAAGGAGGGTGACATTCCTATGAGGACTGAAGAACATTCTCCACCAAGGGGAATTAATGATAGACATTTTTGGAAACGATCGCATTCAAAATCTCCCAGAAGAACACGCTCTCGTTCTCCTCTTGGATTTTATGTTCACTTAAAAAATCTGTCCCTAAGTATTAACAAAAGAGATTTAAGGAATTTCTTTAGAGATACTGATCTGACTAATGAACAGATTAGGTTTTTATATAAAGATGAAAGAAGAACAAGATACGCCTTTGTGATGTTCAAGACTCTGAAAGACTATAACACTGCTCTGGGTTTGCATAAGACTGTTTTACAGTACCGTCCAGTTCATGTTGATCCAGTTTCTAGAAAACAAATGCTGAAGTTCATTGAATGTTACGAAAAGAAAAGACCAGCAtcagcagagaaagaaaggctTGGACACGTTTCACAAAAACACTCTCAAGAAGGCTACTCTGGCCAGAAACTGTGCATATATATAAGAAATTTTCCATTTGATGTTACGAAAGTTGAAGTACAGAAGTTCTTTGCAGACTTTAATCTTGCTGAGGATGACATTTACTTGCTTTATGATGACAAAGGAGTTGGTCTGGGAGAAGCATTGGTGAAATTCAAATCAGAAGAACAGGCCATGAAAGCTGAACGTTTAAACCGGCGAAGATTCTTGGGGACAGAGGTATTGTTGAGGCTCATATCCGAGGTACAAATGCAGGAGTTTGGTGTAAATTTTTCTTCAATGTCCAGTGAGAGAATGCATGACCATACACAGTCATGTGATAGAGATGATTATCCTCATTTATTTGACTCAGATGATCTACCAGTATACTCAGCTGGCCCTTCTGAAAACTTTAGGCATCAGCAAGAGGACTTGAGGCAACTGGACAATTTTAAGCATCTCCAGGGAGATTTCCGACCGCCTGATAGGCGGCCTCCTGAAGATTTTAGGCATTCCCCGGAGGACTTCAGGCGCTCCCCGGAAGACTTCAGGCACCTTCGGGAGGAACACTTCAGGGGGCCTCCTGAGGAGGACTTAAGGCGCCCTTGGGAAGAGGAGGATTTCAGGTACCCTCGGGAGGAGGACTGGAGGCGGCCACCTGAAGATGATTTCAGGCGGCCTCCCAAGGAAGACTTCAGGAGACCCCCCGAGGAGGACTGGCGAAGGCCCCCAGAGGGAGACTTCCGGCGGCCACCAGAGGAGGATTGGAGGCGGCTTCCTGAGGAGGACTTCAGACGGCTTCCCCCTGGGGAATGGAGGCGACCACCTGAGGAAGGCTTCAGGCGGCCCCATGAGGAGGACTTCAGGCGACTTCCAGAGGAAGACTTCCAGCGACCACCTGAAGAGGACTTCAGGCGGCCCCACGAGGAGGACTTCAGGCATTCTCCTGAGGAGGATTTCAGGCGTTCTCCTGAGGAGGACTTTAGGAGGCCACCCCCGGAGCACTTTCGGCGGCCACCCCCGGAGCACTTCCGGCGGCCACCCCCGGAGCATTTCCGGCGGCCTCCCTCGGAGCACTTCCGGCGGCCACCCCCGGAGCATTTCCGTCGGCCGCCCCAGGAACATTTCCGTCGGCCGCCCCAGGAACACTTCCGGCGGCCGCCTCAGGAGCATTTCAGGCGGCCTCCCCAGGAGCATTTCAGGCGCCCACGAGAGGAAGATTTTAGGCATTCGCTGGATGAAGATTTCAGGGGCCCTCCGGATGAAGAGTTTAGGCACCCTCCTGATGAGGACTTCAGGAGTCCTCAGGAGGATGATTTCCGGTGCCCTTCTGATGAGGACTTCAGGCGGCTCCCAGAGGAAGACCTCAGGGAAGCTCCGGAGGAGGACCCTAGACTTCCTGACAATTTTAGACTTCCTGGTGAGGAGTTGAGGAGCCCCCCTGATGATTTTAGAGGTCATCGCCCTTTTGTGAATTTTGGTCGCCCAGAAGGAGGCAAGTTTGATTTTGGAAAGCGTAATATGGGAAGTTTTCCTGAGGGGAGATTTATGCCTGATCCAAAATTAAATTGTAATTCAGGTAGAGTAACacctattaaaataatgaatcttCCATTTAAGGCTAATGTTAATGAAATTCTAGACTTTTTCCATGGTTATAGAATCATACCTGAATCCGTTTCAATACAGTATAATGATCAAGGATTACCTACAGGGGAAGCCATTGTTGCCATGATAAACTATAACGAAGCTATGGCTGCTATTAAAGATCTGAACGATAGACCAGTTGGCCCCCGCAAAGTTAAGTTAATTTTGCTCTAG